One window of the Triticum dicoccoides isolate Atlit2015 ecotype Zavitan chromosome 3B, WEW_v2.0, whole genome shotgun sequence genome contains the following:
- the LOC119282699 gene encoding probable pectinesterase 67, with protein sequence MMAQPSLLLLLAAAAVLLLSLCDAHNKLAKKSDDVVNGPLLTSKLGAKRTLIVGPNDEFKTIQSAIDAVPDGNSEWVVVHLRAGVYAEKVVIPETKPFIFVRGNGKGRTSISYESASPHNTESATFAVHADNVIVFGISFRNAARAGLPNNPEIRTVATMVSGDKVAFYHCAFYSPHHTLFDSVGRHYYESCYIQGNIDFIFGGGQSIFQCAEIFVKPDRRTPILGSITAQDRKEESDSSGFVFLKGKVYGVGEVYLGRANEAYSRVVFADTYLSKTVNPAGWTNYNFSGSTEHVMLGEFNCTGPGADRSQRVPWSRQLDQAEAAKFLTVDFINGKDWLPAFYY encoded by the exons ATGATGGCCCAgcctagcctcctcctcctcctcgccgcagcGGCGGTCCTCTTGCTGTCACTCTGCGACGCACACAACAAGCTCGCCAAGAAGAGCGATGATGTTGTCAACGGGCCCCTCCTCACCTCTAAGCTCGGCGCCAAGCGCACGCTGATCGTCGGCCCCAACGACGAGTTCAAGACCATCCAGTCCGCCATCGATGCAGTGCCGGACGGCAACTCTGAGTGGGTTGTCGTCCATCTCCGCGCCGGCGTCTACGC GGAGAAAGTCGTGATTCCCGAGACGAAGCCGTTCATCTTCGTGAGGGGGAACGGCAAGGGCCGGACGTCCATCTCCTACGAGTCCGCCTCCCCGCACAACACCGAGTCTGCCACGTTCGCCGTGCACGCGGACAATGTCATCGTCTTTGGCATTAGCTTCAGG AACGCGGCGCGCGCGGGGCTGCCGAACAACCCGGAGATCCGCACGGTGGCCACCATGGTCAGTGGCGACAAGGTGGCCTTCTACCATTGCGCCTTCTACAGTCCCCACCACACCCTCTTCGATAGCGTTGGCCGCCACTACTACGAGAGCTGCTACATCCAGGGCAACATCGACTTCATCTTTGGCGGCGGCCAGTCCATATTCCAGTGCGCGGAGATCTTCGTGAAGCCCGACCGGCGGACACCGATCCTGGGGTCCATCACCGCGCAAGACCgcaaggaggagagcgacagcagcGGCTTCGTTTTCCTCAAGGGGAAGGTGTACGGTGTCGGGGAGGTGTACCTAGGCCGCGCCAACGAGGCCTACTCGCGCGTCGTCTTCGCCGACACCTACCTCTCCAAGACTGTCAACCCTGCCGGCTGGACCAACTACAACTTCTCTGGCAGCACCGA ACACGTGATGCTCGGGGAGTTCAACTGCACGGGGCCGGGGGCCGACAGATCGCAGCGTGTGCCATGGTCGCGACAGTTAGACCAGGCGGAGGCAGCCAAGTTCCTCACCGTCGACTTCATCAACGGCAAGGATTGGCTCCCAGCGTTCTACTACTGA
- the LOC119280324 gene encoding glutamate--tRNA ligase, cytoplasmic-like encodes MASKGLMVKVWLEGNRHPSAAATLILEQSAALLLLSWMLRSLLTCLLMPQMMEAMAAKLVFPQDNPPLSIISAAKIAGVHITTDPCLPSGSVPTLHFGSGDFIHGINTVLRYIARTTSVSSFYGEDAIQAACVDEWLEYAPLILSGSEFEAACSFLDGYLASRTFLVGHGLTVADTVVWANLRDYFRLEYVGFRVSAEL; translated from the exons ATGGCCTCCAAG GGACTGATGGTCAAAGTATGGCTTGAAGGTAATCGTCACCCATCTGCTGCTGCCACACTGATATTAGAGCAGTCAGCAGCACTGCTCCTCTTGTCTTG GATGCTGCGCTCGCTACTCACATGTTTACTGATGCCTCAAATGATGGAGGCGATGGCCGCGAAACTAGTATTCCCCCAGGACAACCCGCCACTTTCCATCATTTCTGCTGCTAAGATTGCAGGTGTTCACATAACCACTGACCCCTGTCTCCCCTCAGGTTCAGTGCCCACACTACACTTCGGTTCTGG GGACTTTATACATGGCATCAACACAGTTCTTCGTTATATTGCCCGTACTACATCTGTTTCCAGCTTCTATGGCGAGGACGCTATTCAGGCAGCATGT GTTGATGAATGGCTCGAGTACGCACCACTCATTCTTTCAGGCTCTGAATTTGAAGCCGCTTGCTCATTTCTCGATGGATACTTGGCATCTCGAACATTTTTGGTTGGTCATGGTCTGACAGTTGCTGACACTGTAGTGTGGGCAAACCTCAGAG ACTATTTTCGACTTGAGTATGTCGGCTTCAGAGTTTCTGCAGAACTCTGA